In Edaphobacter dinghuensis, one genomic interval encodes:
- a CDS encoding efflux RND transporter periplasmic adaptor subunit — translation MVKLRGILPFFPLAWLAALFCLPLTSCTRVAAKTNTTATEAIPVRAVRAVREDVPLEIEAVGNVEAIDSVDVKSRIAGQINRVAFAEGQSVSKGQLLFSIDRETLERQMGEEQANLERDAAMEQQARAVVARDAAAEKQSQSEADVARQLGTLGVISRQRVSQLITTSDTSQAALHADQSAVEAAAGSTKADRARLAETQLQLRFTDVVAPISGRAGAVMVKAGNMVRDNDTTLVTLRQLAPIYITFGIPEQSLAEVRRLNAAGQLTVDASTDSTNVSGSESADGLVRGGHLVFIDNTVDATTGTIRLKAIFPNTNNALWPGEFVNVRLQLGMETGRTVVPESSVQDSLDGKYVWLIQSGSASTASVTVLRTYRPSSGPEQAIIGSGIKSGDMVVTEGQLRLTDGVTVTLLSTPGTKLSHSNPTLTP, via the coding sequence ATGGTGAAGCTCCGCGGAATTTTGCCGTTTTTCCCATTGGCATGGCTCGCAGCACTGTTCTGTCTTCCATTGACATCCTGCACTCGCGTGGCGGCCAAGACAAACACTACGGCAACCGAGGCCATACCGGTTCGCGCTGTCCGTGCAGTTCGAGAAGACGTTCCTCTGGAAATTGAGGCCGTCGGTAATGTCGAAGCGATTGACAGCGTCGATGTGAAGTCGCGCATTGCAGGGCAGATCAATCGCGTCGCCTTCGCGGAAGGACAGAGCGTAAGCAAGGGCCAGCTTCTGTTCAGTATTGATCGCGAGACGCTTGAACGTCAGATGGGGGAAGAGCAGGCCAATCTGGAACGCGATGCCGCGATGGAGCAGCAGGCGCGTGCCGTGGTCGCGCGGGATGCGGCGGCAGAAAAACAGAGTCAGTCGGAGGCCGATGTCGCACGGCAACTCGGAACGCTGGGAGTGATCTCCAGACAGCGCGTAAGCCAGCTGATTACCACCAGCGACACATCTCAAGCGGCCCTGCACGCCGATCAGTCAGCAGTCGAGGCTGCTGCCGGTTCCACCAAGGCCGACCGCGCGCGCCTTGCCGAGACCCAGCTGCAACTTCGCTTCACCGATGTCGTCGCTCCCATCAGCGGGCGGGCTGGAGCGGTAATGGTGAAGGCGGGCAACATGGTGCGAGACAACGATACCACTCTCGTGACTCTACGGCAGTTGGCTCCTATCTACATCACCTTCGGGATTCCCGAGCAGAGTTTGGCCGAGGTTCGGCGTCTCAATGCGGCAGGACAGCTTACGGTGGACGCAAGCACTGACTCGACCAACGTCAGCGGCTCCGAAAGCGCCGATGGCCTGGTGAGGGGTGGTCATCTCGTGTTCATCGATAACACTGTAGATGCAACCACTGGCACGATCAGACTCAAAGCTATTTTTCCGAATACCAACAATGCACTCTGGCCAGGCGAGTTCGTTAACGTGCGCCTGCAACTAGGCATGGAAACCGGCAGAACGGTGGTCCCGGAGTCTTCAGTTCAGGATAGCCTGGACGGCAAATACGTCTGGCTAATCCAGTCCGGCTCGGCTTCCACTGCGTCCGTCACCGTCCTGCGCACTTACAGGCCGTCAAGCGGCCCCGAACAAGCAATCATCGGCAGCGGCATCAAGTCCGGCGACATGGTGGTGACTGAGGGGCAGCTCCGGCTAACAGATGGTGTGACCGTCACGCTCCTGAGTACGCCGGGCACTAAGCTATCCCACTCAAACCCGACTCTCACCCCGTGA
- a CDS encoding sensor histidine kinase produces MNAPDLSLAMPSNDAITTPFSGNSTDMEVDAGLLTGLRLNGHAVIFSAATFLGLTTAAECHSITYLPSLLYGAVLWLWWGCIASGMWKLSTRLPFASNFSLKTISIQLFAGSALGIVHLLLLGSVGFTNSAWRAHASALSIWTSLLNINRFGIEVLLYGFLFGIIGIVQFQIRAQQDALKSMELRKQLSAAHLRALQMQLEPHFLFNTLNAITTLVEFGRQKEALATLSHLNAMLRSTLQRTTPEKVPLSQELEMMENYLAIEQVRFADRLRIEIKVEPGALDGLVPCFLLQPIVENAIRHGIANCESEGVVEASARRDGAILLLRVRDSGSGLRMSPQNGHGIGLNNTRDRLAHFYRDGYSMKAQPVESGGFEVAISIPYERCLR; encoded by the coding sequence ATGAACGCACCAGACTTATCGCTGGCAATGCCCAGCAACGATGCGATCACGACGCCGTTCAGCGGGAACAGCACTGACATGGAAGTAGATGCCGGCCTGCTTACAGGCCTGCGTCTTAATGGTCACGCAGTGATCTTTTCCGCGGCTACTTTTCTCGGTCTCACCACTGCCGCCGAATGCCATTCGATCACTTACCTTCCTTCGCTGCTTTATGGAGCAGTGCTTTGGCTTTGGTGGGGCTGCATTGCAAGCGGAATGTGGAAGCTGAGCACGCGGCTGCCGTTTGCTTCAAACTTCTCGTTGAAGACAATTTCAATTCAGCTGTTTGCGGGTTCGGCGCTCGGCATTGTCCATCTGCTGCTGTTGGGAAGCGTCGGGTTCACGAACTCAGCTTGGCGAGCGCATGCATCTGCGCTCTCGATATGGACGAGCCTGCTCAACATCAATCGCTTTGGCATAGAAGTATTGCTCTACGGTTTTCTCTTCGGCATCATTGGCATCGTTCAGTTCCAGATTCGCGCGCAGCAAGATGCCCTGAAATCGATGGAGTTGCGAAAGCAACTCTCCGCCGCGCATCTACGCGCGTTGCAAATGCAGCTGGAGCCGCATTTCCTCTTCAATACGCTGAATGCGATTACCACGCTGGTAGAGTTTGGAAGGCAAAAGGAAGCGTTGGCGACGCTCTCTCACCTTAACGCAATGCTGCGAAGCACGCTGCAGAGAACAACTCCGGAGAAGGTTCCGCTCTCACAAGAGTTGGAGATGATGGAAAACTATCTCGCCATTGAACAGGTCCGCTTTGCCGATCGTCTTCGCATCGAGATCAAAGTAGAGCCGGGCGCCCTGGACGGGCTCGTCCCGTGTTTTCTGCTTCAGCCAATCGTCGAGAACGCCATCCGGCATGGGATTGCGAACTGTGAGAGCGAAGGAGTGGTGGAGGCCTCGGCGCGGCGCGATGGGGCTATATTGCTGCTCCGCGTGCGCGACTCAGGAAGCGGTCTTAGGATGTCGCCGCAAAATGGCCACGGTATTGGCCTCAATAACACGCGAGACAGACTTGCGCATTTCTATCGCGACGGTTACTCGATGAAAGCGCAGCCCGTAGAATCCGGAGGATTCGAGGTAGCTATCTCTATCCCCTACGAACGCTGCCTAAGATGA
- a CDS encoding LytR/AlgR family response regulator transcription factor, whose translation MKLTTIIADDEPLARERLRFLLSSDEEICVVGECRNGREVVTALKERRIDVLFLDIQMPGRGGFEVIEQVGLAHMPVTVFVTAHNQHAVKAFEVQALDYLTKPVEPERLQATLARVKERLASSAALSNQEQLKSALQSLGNGAKARRDYPRRLLIPGGRRDSFVNVDEIEWIEAADYYCCLHVGSKNLMLRETIKQLAEILDPEKFVRIHRSIIVNVDRVQEIFREGRSEGFVSLTNGQRLKMSRAGWQQLLVVTRS comes from the coding sequence ATGAAGCTAACAACCATCATCGCCGACGACGAGCCGCTGGCGCGTGAGCGCCTGAGGTTTCTTTTGTCCAGCGACGAAGAAATCTGTGTCGTCGGCGAGTGCCGAAACGGAAGAGAAGTCGTCACGGCACTCAAGGAGCGGCGGATTGATGTGCTTTTTCTCGACATTCAGATGCCGGGCAGAGGAGGGTTCGAAGTTATCGAGCAGGTCGGCCTCGCGCACATGCCGGTTACAGTCTTTGTGACGGCGCACAATCAACACGCGGTCAAGGCATTCGAGGTCCAGGCGCTGGATTACCTAACCAAGCCGGTTGAACCAGAGCGCTTGCAGGCAACTCTGGCACGAGTAAAGGAGCGTCTTGCGTCGAGTGCCGCGCTGTCTAATCAAGAGCAACTGAAGTCCGCTCTGCAAAGCCTTGGGAATGGCGCCAAAGCAAGAAGAGACTATCCTAGACGGCTGCTCATACCCGGCGGCAGAAGAGATTCTTTCGTCAACGTCGACGAAATCGAATGGATCGAGGCCGCGGACTACTACTGTTGTCTGCATGTCGGGTCTAAGAACCTCATGCTGCGAGAGACGATCAAACAACTCGCGGAAATCCTCGATCCCGAGAAGTTCGTGCGTATCCACCGCTCCATCATCGTGAATGTCGATAGAGTCCAGGAAATCTTTCGCGAGGGACGCAGCGAAGGCTTCGTAAGTTTGACGAACGGACAACGGCTAAAAATGAGCAGGGCCGGGTGGCAGCAACTGCTTGTCGTTACACGCAGCTGA
- a CDS encoding TonB-dependent receptor, whose amino-acid sequence MPTRKFNRHRGSWLAIVILFICTAAQAQQDSGGIVVTVTDPGAAMLPNAHIAVTNNGTSAHFNVMTNSLGSVLVTPLPVGDYQIIVEKQGFSRTIVSHVTVQLQQNTRVPIILAVGNVAEETVVTTQLPILQTEDTSVGQTIDAVLKDNLPVIDRSFNHLAPLTIGVNMTTPSGPRDSGTGFSANGVSQYQNNYILDGTDNNSYDQNVNEGRTWAIEPSLDAIAEFRVQTNSYSAEFGRDGGAVINVITKAGSNHFHGSAYEYLQNSSLNTNDFFNNALKIAKPDYKKNIFGASLGGPVWIPKVYNGHDKTFFFADFEMQPYRSPGAVNKGLIPTPAEASGDFSSDATIYDPTTGKPFPGNKIPTNRISTIASKIAAAIPTPNLSGANNYLHSGAQNTDDNRVAVRIDHQLTQRDTIFGRYQYQHQNQPQVGLFAGTILTGDDNNTADAQGVVGNWIHTLSANLINDARFGWTRLNWLNSPANSTNVNEQVGIGGVPVQGGLAGGLASITFSNGLSSFGGSYSEQDLNGTYQVSDTVTWMKGRHALKMGGTYRRIAFLSAASSFAPNGEFDFDGHYTGGGTSVGNPFADFLLDLPNQSRLSAIHTNDYQRRAYSLFVQDTYKATAKLTLNMGLRWDYVTPVWEQHNHGAILDPNTRVLNLDHYTGAFPDSTQRQINAGIFTVNNNANRYFGVQPDRHDFAPRVGFSYLVTPTTVFSAGYGLFFGPEQLGPFGEPSPGFSTPFLAQATYAPANSSTGTLNPVTMDTGFPSSALTNPTGTTLFATQLNLRTPYFGQWNTTIQQQLSENTSLDIAYMGSKTTAMYTTMDWNIPAIALNNSVPYAQRQPFPDVDANGNLQPGAAIQGPSNDGMGTYNALGLKFQSHMRNGLSMISSYTWAHDIDNITNSGLSVGNNGRGNYPWNQNAQRGNSDWNITNRWVTAFHYELPFGHGKTFGSNINRMADAFIGGWQLGGILTVESGNWYTVNQNFDSANNGLGSFCGTCRQRPDVVPGQNPNKGPRKVDPTNTAVHWFNVNAFQFAANGTVGNSRRNSVVGPAHRQFDASLAKQVSFTDSAKLQLRLEAFNATNTTNFLVDSGTTSPTGFWLGNSNFGVLNADRGGRVAQIVARFVF is encoded by the coding sequence GTGCCCACCAGAAAGTTCAATCGTCATCGAGGATCATGGCTGGCAATAGTGATCCTATTTATATGTACCGCTGCCCAGGCTCAGCAGGACTCTGGAGGAATTGTCGTTACGGTGACTGACCCCGGAGCGGCAATGCTGCCTAACGCGCACATTGCTGTCACAAACAACGGCACAAGCGCCCACTTCAACGTTATGACCAACTCTCTTGGTTCGGTACTTGTTACTCCGCTTCCTGTCGGCGACTACCAGATCATTGTCGAAAAACAGGGCTTCTCCCGGACGATCGTCTCGCATGTTACGGTTCAGCTTCAACAGAACACGCGGGTTCCCATCATTCTTGCGGTTGGAAATGTTGCAGAAGAGACGGTTGTGACGACCCAGCTACCTATATTGCAGACGGAAGATACCTCTGTCGGCCAGACGATCGACGCTGTTCTAAAAGACAACCTGCCGGTCATTGATCGCAGCTTTAACCACCTTGCGCCACTCACCATCGGCGTCAATATGACAACTCCTTCCGGGCCTCGTGACAGTGGAACCGGATTTTCTGCCAACGGTGTTAGTCAATATCAGAACAACTACATCCTTGATGGAACTGACAACAACAGCTACGACCAGAACGTGAACGAGGGCCGGACATGGGCCATCGAACCTTCCCTTGACGCTATCGCCGAATTCAGAGTCCAGACCAACTCCTACTCCGCCGAGTTCGGCAGGGATGGCGGAGCCGTCATCAATGTCATTACAAAAGCGGGCTCAAATCACTTTCACGGCTCCGCTTACGAGTATCTTCAGAACAGTTCCCTAAACACCAATGACTTCTTCAACAACGCACTGAAGATTGCAAAGCCGGACTATAAGAAGAACATCTTCGGCGCTTCTCTGGGAGGGCCTGTTTGGATACCGAAGGTCTACAACGGCCATGACAAAACATTCTTCTTTGCCGACTTCGAGATGCAGCCGTACCGTTCTCCAGGAGCCGTCAACAAAGGACTGATACCTACGCCGGCAGAGGCCTCCGGAGATTTCAGCAGCGACGCGACCATCTACGATCCCACAACGGGGAAGCCCTTCCCTGGCAACAAGATTCCGACAAACCGTATCAGCACGATTGCCTCGAAGATTGCCGCTGCCATCCCGACTCCAAATCTGTCAGGGGCGAACAATTATCTTCACAGCGGCGCACAGAATACGGACGATAACCGCGTTGCTGTACGCATCGACCATCAGCTCACCCAACGAGACACGATCTTCGGTCGTTATCAGTATCAACACCAGAACCAGCCCCAGGTGGGACTCTTCGCGGGAACGATCCTCACAGGCGACGACAATAACACTGCCGATGCTCAGGGCGTGGTTGGAAATTGGATCCACACCCTCAGCGCCAACTTAATTAACGATGCACGATTCGGCTGGACACGACTCAACTGGTTGAACTCCCCAGCCAATTCAACAAATGTAAACGAGCAAGTAGGTATCGGTGGGGTGCCGGTCCAAGGCGGTCTTGCAGGCGGCCTCGCTTCCATCACTTTTAGCAACGGTCTTAGCAGTTTTGGCGGTTCCTACTCTGAGCAGGACCTCAATGGCACCTACCAGGTCTCAGATACAGTGACCTGGATGAAAGGACGACACGCGCTCAAAATGGGTGGAACATATCGTCGTATCGCCTTTTTGAGTGCCGCTAGCTCCTTTGCCCCAAATGGCGAATTCGACTTCGACGGTCACTACACTGGTGGTGGAACATCTGTCGGCAATCCCTTCGCAGATTTCCTTCTGGATCTGCCGAACCAGTCGCGACTTTCAGCCATTCATACGAATGATTATCAGCGCCGTGCCTATTCTCTGTTTGTGCAGGATACGTATAAAGCTACAGCCAAGCTGACTCTCAATATGGGACTTCGGTGGGACTATGTCACCCCCGTCTGGGAGCAACATAATCATGGTGCAATCCTCGACCCCAACACCAGGGTTCTTAATCTCGACCATTACACGGGCGCTTTCCCTGACTCGACGCAGCGTCAGATCAACGCAGGAATCTTCACGGTGAACAACAATGCCAACCGTTATTTCGGCGTTCAGCCAGATCGCCACGACTTCGCTCCACGTGTTGGATTTAGTTACCTCGTGACCCCGACAACGGTATTCAGCGCAGGCTATGGGCTGTTCTTTGGACCGGAGCAGCTCGGACCTTTCGGCGAACCCAGCCCCGGATTCTCAACTCCGTTCCTGGCACAGGCCACCTATGCACCAGCCAACAGTTCCACAGGTACGCTCAATCCGGTGACCATGGATACTGGCTTCCCCTCCTCAGCATTGACAAACCCGACTGGCACCACACTGTTCGCAACTCAACTCAATCTGCGAACGCCCTATTTCGGTCAGTGGAATACGACGATTCAGCAGCAGCTCTCAGAAAACACTTCGTTGGATATTGCGTATATGGGGTCAAAGACCACCGCAATGTATACGACGATGGACTGGAACATTCCCGCCATTGCCCTCAACAACTCTGTTCCATACGCACAACGGCAACCCTTTCCGGACGTCGACGCGAACGGCAATCTTCAGCCTGGAGCGGCGATTCAAGGGCCATCTAACGACGGCATGGGCACCTACAATGCTCTCGGCCTCAAGTTCCAGAGCCACATGAGGAACGGCCTATCGATGATCAGCTCTTATACCTGGGCTCACGATATCGACAACATCACCAACTCTGGCTTAAGCGTCGGCAACAACGGGCGCGGTAATTATCCCTGGAATCAAAATGCCCAGAGAGGCAATTCAGACTGGAACATCACAAATCGATGGGTGACAGCGTTCCACTATGAACTACCGTTCGGCCACGGCAAGACCTTCGGCAGCAATATCAACCGGATGGCGGATGCGTTCATCGGAGGTTGGCAACTGGGAGGAATCCTCACCGTAGAGAGTGGTAACTGGTACACCGTCAATCAAAACTTCGATAGCGCCAACAATGGTCTGGGAAGTTTCTGCGGCACCTGCAGGCAGCGCCCCGACGTCGTTCCTGGACAAAACCCGAATAAAGGACCGCGAAAGGTTGATCCGACAAACACCGCGGTACATTGGTTCAACGTCAATGCGTTTCAGTTCGCAGCAAACGGCACGGTCGGCAATTCCCGCCGAAATTCCGTCGTCGGACCAGCTCATCGTCAGTTCGACGCCTCGCTCGCCAAGCAGGTGTCGTTCACCGATAGCGCAAAACTGCAACTCCGGCTGGAGGCCTTCAACGCCACCAATACTACGAACTTCCTGGTCGACAGCGGTACGACGAGTCCCACTGGGTTCTGGCTTGGGAACTCTAACTTCGGAGTTCTTAATGCGGATCGCGGCGGCCGTGTCGCGCAGATCGTGGCTCGTTTCGTTTTCTAA
- a CDS encoding metallophosphoesterase family protein: MGAALTQQLWASETQVVSTGRYFYFAVLADTHIIDPFYKGPENSPEDTESIFHTAERLTSARELINSLHPKIERVFLVGDYFHDYPSKDYDFYFRNKTRLDYAKDLTDGFAMPVHVGFGNHDYSVPDISREMSHRLFAEKFQLRPYYAVDHKGWKFIHLNNALGNTWSPTSKDYDLDMGSFGEEQLNWFESQLREHKPTFVFTHFPLWQCAPIEMKDYGLHPLLQRYRETIQLVVTGHWHKWVDFAHTFGPPHYVMAATRYDPNAYMLMEVDTHSQTWRFINADLVEWSTHYSKPYHGNLRS, translated from the coding sequence ATGGGCGCCGCATTGACCCAACAACTTTGGGCTAGCGAGACACAGGTTGTCTCTACCGGGCGGTATTTTTACTTTGCCGTTCTCGCAGATACACACATTATCGATCCGTTCTATAAAGGGCCTGAAAATAGCCCCGAAGATACGGAGAGCATCTTTCACACAGCGGAGAGACTAACTTCAGCGCGCGAGCTGATCAATAGCCTTCATCCGAAGATCGAGCGGGTCTTCCTGGTGGGCGACTACTTTCATGATTATCCATCGAAGGACTACGACTTTTATTTTCGGAACAAGACCAGACTGGACTACGCCAAAGATCTGACAGATGGTTTCGCGATGCCAGTACATGTTGGCTTTGGGAACCACGATTATTCTGTTCCTGACATATCTCGTGAGATGAGCCACAGGCTATTTGCAGAAAAATTTCAGCTCAGGCCTTACTATGCAGTCGATCACAAGGGATGGAAGTTCATTCACCTTAATAATGCTCTGGGCAATACCTGGTCGCCCACTTCCAAAGACTATGACCTGGATATGGGTTCATTTGGCGAAGAACAACTTAATTGGTTTGAGAGCCAACTGCGGGAACACAAGCCAACCTTTGTCTTTACTCATTTTCCTCTTTGGCAGTGCGCTCCAATAGAAATGAAAGATTATGGACTGCATCCGCTCCTGCAGAGATATCGAGAGACCATTCAACTTGTTGTTACAGGACATTGGCATAAGTGGGTTGATTTCGCCCACACCTTTGGGCCTCCACACTATGTCATGGCTGCAACGCGATATGACCCGAATGCATATATGTTGATGGAAGTTGATACCCACAGCCAGACATGGCGATTCATCAATGCCGACCTGGTCGAGTGGTCAACGCACTATAGTAAGCCATATCACGGGAACCTCCGCTCCTGA
- a CDS encoding alkaline phosphatase family protein, whose protein sequence is MFKSLIHESRPYCRSIASAAFVFAGCLSMHAQVRRPVLMISIDALNPHYVLKAGDRAGEIPFLRSLLTNGVYAESVLNVVPTITNPNHVTLITGTWPERHGIFNNMLQDPIANTQGLQMEYGNAIRVRTLWQAAKAAGLTTASVDWPVSLGAYGIDYNIPSITLPQAPEAHYLLEAVSRPDGFLEHVEKEIGTYSPTEDEDNFTTHAAQTIIREQRPYFFTVHLSGLDEAQHRSGPDTPDAYQALARIDGLVHQLVDDERKVYPDADIVIVSDHGFFPVSHVLNLNSEFVRHGLITISQTPSEHIASWKAFTWTGGGSAVILLHDSSDTATRDKVANILADLQKNPANGIARVLSKKEAASFGGTPQAEFLIDCRPGFYIGRGLTTPLITSAKQKGTHGFLPTHPELQSAFFMLGPGVIRGKNLGVVDMRQIAPTVAKELNANLPEAEEPPLSIRN, encoded by the coding sequence ATGTTTAAATCGCTCATTCACGAATCTCGCCCGTACTGTCGCTCTATCGCCTCCGCTGCCTTCGTCTTCGCTGGATGTCTCTCGATGCATGCACAGGTGCGCCGGCCGGTACTCATGATTTCGATTGACGCACTCAATCCACATTACGTACTCAAGGCAGGTGATCGCGCCGGGGAAATTCCATTTCTGCGCAGTCTTCTGACGAATGGGGTGTATGCAGAGAGTGTCCTCAATGTTGTTCCGACCATCACGAATCCGAACCACGTTACGCTGATCACGGGAACGTGGCCAGAACGGCACGGAATTTTTAACAACATGCTTCAGGATCCCATTGCTAATACCCAAGGTCTGCAGATGGAGTACGGCAATGCAATCCGCGTGCGGACGCTTTGGCAGGCGGCCAAAGCCGCTGGACTGACAACAGCGAGCGTGGATTGGCCGGTGAGCCTCGGTGCGTACGGCATCGACTACAACATCCCATCCATCACGCTACCGCAAGCTCCGGAGGCTCACTACCTGCTCGAAGCCGTATCGCGCCCTGATGGCTTCCTGGAACATGTGGAGAAGGAGATCGGAACCTATTCGCCGACTGAGGACGAGGATAACTTCACAACGCACGCCGCACAGACGATCATCCGCGAGCAGCGGCCTTATTTCTTCACGGTCCATTTATCCGGCCTGGACGAAGCGCAACACCGTAGCGGTCCTGATACGCCCGATGCTTACCAGGCATTGGCGAGGATCGATGGGCTTGTTCATCAGCTTGTCGACGATGAGCGCAAGGTCTACCCGGATGCCGACATCGTCATCGTATCTGACCACGGTTTCTTCCCTGTCTCCCACGTTCTCAATCTAAACTCAGAATTCGTGCGACATGGGTTGATCACCATCTCGCAGACACCCTCGGAGCACATTGCATCCTGGAAGGCGTTCACCTGGACAGGCGGCGGAAGCGCTGTGATCCTGCTTCATGACTCGTCTGACACGGCAACGCGCGACAAGGTGGCAAATATTCTTGCTGACCTGCAAAAGAATCCCGCTAATGGGATTGCTCGCGTTCTGTCAAAGAAAGAAGCAGCGTCCTTCGGTGGCACACCACAGGCGGAATTTCTCATTGACTGCAGGCCGGGTTTCTATATTGGCCGAGGCCTCACTACGCCATTAATTACTAGCGCCAAGCAGAAGGGTACGCATGGCTTTCTGCCAACGCATCCTGAGTTACAGTCAGCCTTCTTCATGTTGGGACCAGGCGTAATAAGAGGCAAGAATCTTGGTGTAGTGGATATGCGGCAGATTGCACCCACAGTAGCAAAAGAGCTTAATGCCAATCTCCCAGAGGCGGAAGAACCACCGCTTTCCATTCGAAATTAA